The Panicum virgatum strain AP13 chromosome 5K, P.virgatum_v5, whole genome shotgun sequence genome has a window encoding:
- the LOC120710094 gene encoding probable WRKY transcription factor 48 — MSSGEFHFHDELASLFAQRPAAPGLGEMMAQQQQAPASWFADYLHAGAGAPGMGMDYDLLCRALDLPVPGDDVVKRELLVVDTGGGGGGFGAPTPTPSGGGTAPVTPNTTSSMSSSSSEAAGGGGGGGGGGGGGGFGAGEEDSLKKEEGEEEGEESKELGGKGEDDADKSKKGAAAAGKAKGKGEKRQRQPRFAFMTKSEVDHLEDGYRWRKYGQKAVKNSPYPRSYYRCTTQKCLVKKRVERSYQDPAVVITTYEGKHTHPIPATLRGSTHLLAAQLHHHYHAGGGGGGHHLGGAFPPLPQMGAPFGRSSSGVGGGSVIDVLGLLPPRGAHSNHTVPPAIGLASSHGMSGPTSTVAGAATTTASSSPPSLQMQHFMAQDFGLLQDMLPPPPFVHSNGGNIQP; from the exons ATGTCGTCGGGAGAGTTCCACTTCCACGACGAGCTGGCGTCGCTGTTcgcgcagcggccggcggcgccgggcctGGGGGAGATGatggcgcagcagcagcaggcgccgGCATCGTGGTTCGCGGACTACCtgcacgcgggcgcgggcgcgccggGCATGGGGATGGACTACGACCTGCTGTGCCGCGCGCTGGACCTGCCGGTGCCCGGGGACGACGTCGTCAAGAGGGAGCTGCTGGTGGTGgacacgggcggcggcgggggaggcttcggcgcgcccacgcccacgcccagcGGGGGCGGCACGGCGCCGGTCACGCCCAACACCACGTCGTCGATGTCgtcctcctcgagcgaggccgcgggcggcggcggcggcggcggaggaggaggaggaggcggcggcttcggcgccggggaggaggacTCGCTCAagaaggaggaaggggaagaagaaggggaggagAGCAAGGAACTCGGCGGCAAGGGGGAGGACGACGCTGACAAGAGCAAGAAAGG ggcggcggcggcggggaaggccAAGGGCAAGGGCGagaagcggcagcggcagccgcGGTTCGCGTTCATGACCAAGAGCGAGGTCGACCACCTCGAGGACGGCTACCGGTGGCGCAAGTACGGCCAGAAGGCCGTCAAGAACAGCCCATACCCCAG GAGCTACTACCGGTGCACGACGCAGAAGTGCCTGGTGAAGAAGCGGGTGGAGCGGTCGTACCAGGACCCGGCGGTGGTGATCACCACGTACGAGGGCAAGCACACGCACCCCATCCCGGCCACGCTCCGCGGCAGCAcccacctcctcgccgcgcagctgcaccaccactaccacgccggcggcggcggcggcggacaccacctcggcggcgccttcccgccgctgccgcagaTGGGCGCGCCGTTCGGGCGGTCGTCGTCCggtgtcggcggcggcagcgtcatCGACGTGCTCGGCCTTCTGCCGCCCCGCGGCGCCCACAGCAACCACACCGTGCCGCCGGCGATAGGCCTCGCGTCGTCCCACGGCATGAGCGGTCCGACGAGCACCGTCGCGGGcgcggccaccaccaccgcctcgtcGTCTCCCCCGTCGCTCCAGATGCAGCACTTCATGGCGCAGGACTTCGGGCTCCTGCAGGacatgctgccgccgccgcccttcgtcCACAGCAACGGCGGCAACATCCAGCCCTGA